GAAATGCGCTATTATCTCGATTTGCACATGTTGCTCGTGCGTCCGTTATCTCATGTGGCACACCACCAATCGATGGTAATCCGTATATAGAAACCTGTTCGTCTAAGACGTATCGATTATGCGAGCGCTTAGCAAACTCGCCGTCCTCGAAGTGCATCAACAATGCTAGACTTCCAgctataatataattcaaattataaataataacagagTGAATATATATAGTAACGATAGTATAcagttgtttttaattatattcggtTATTATACTTACGGTTATCTAAAGGCGGGCAGGAACAATTGGGTCTTAAGACAAACGCGATCATCGAGTACAGACGCATCACCTTGTGCGACGATTGCATATCTAATAGGAACCTTGCCTTTCGTAATCGTCTAATCGCCGCTTTTACGACGCTACTGGCGGAGCAATAAAGATCATTAATGTTCGGCGGTAATTCATCGGCGCATACAGGGCAGGACTCATTCGAACCAAGAGGTGCTgaaatcaaaacaattattCAGCTCGGTATCGCTATAAATTAATGAAGATTGATTTTACCATTCCCTGACGAAAATAGTATGCATATTAAACATTTGTTGAAGTGTTTATGAGATGGAAATTCAAACATGGAATTGCTTATGAGATGTTCACGACTGTTTGATAGACGTTCAAAAAGTGTGTGATgttttcaaatgttttacaaatgtttGGGGAATGTTTAAGAACATTAAAAGTGTTCTATGTTTTCAGAATGTCTTGCAAATGCTCAAAGGGTGTTTTGTCTGTATCAGATAgtcatgaacattttataaacaattccATGTTTAAGTTCATCTcgtaaacattttaataaatgttttaaaattataattaaacacatATTCAACATTAAGCAAACATCTTATAAACATACTATTTTCGTTCgagtttaacataatttttaattaaaaaaaatttatataaaaaatgaattgaagCAAGCCTGGGTTAGATTGTACGTTAAGATCCAGTTTCTCTGAAGGAGAATCAAAACATAGTTTTAACttttgtgtaataatttttatgccaGTTTGTGAATTCACGTACGTAATGTTTGCACATTGCTCAGATCCACTTCTATCTTCTGATCAGTTTCGTTAGTCACATTTGACAGATCTCCATCGAAATGCGTAATGTCAGGTTTCACGGAAACCGAGACGGGGCCTTCAACGCCTTCGGGCGTCGCCAGTTCGTGATCGACTACGACGAAGAGCGGGTTTCCGTCGAAATCTGTCGCAAAAGGATCTTGGCTCTGTTTGATGAGAGTCGAAAACGGTGCCTCCATATCCTCGAGATCTATGCGAGGCCCGAGCCTGTCGAACACGGGATTCAGATTGATGTCCGGCTCGTCCGGCGTCTGGCCGCTTCCAGCTTCTCTTTGTGGCACTGAGAAATTTCGGGGAGTTCAGAAAATCGCACGAAAGACAAATTGCGCAAAGACAGATAAGAGATTTATCCCGAAAATAACGAGAATAATTTAGCTAAGAGGTTCGCTATATCGGgcttatatttatacataattgaaTGCGATTTCTTAAAGTGTGCTTCTCCTGGAAAAATGCGCACTGGAAGCACACTTTATGCGTTTCTATTTAATCGCgtagatttaatataaaaaatttcaatacaaatCGTTCTCATTACTCTCGAGTTACGTACGTAATATTCATTAACTATCTATATTACCAGACATAACGACGTCGTTATTATTGGCTGCGCCAACGTTCGCAACGGTATCAATATCGTCGCTATTTATTTTGAGATTGGAATTTTCTACCGGAGGAACATCCTCGCTCCTAGACTGTACGCCGGTTACCGACTTCCCGTTTGTTACTTTGTCACGGAGCTGCTCGATCAGATCAGTTTGCGGAGAGTTCAGAGTCGCGTTACCTATCTGCTCTACAGTCCCGTTTCGATCATTCGGGATTTCGGCCGCTTTTTCGACTGTCTCCTCTTTTTCCACGGTACCCTTCGTCGCGGTGTTGTCCTTGCCTATTTCCTGCACCTCTATCGGCACCGGATTAGGAACCTCCACTTCTTCACTCGGAGTGGCACTGCTGCAAGTCGCCGCGAAACTATAGTTCTGAAAAAAGCATGAAattcaattattacaaaatatttaatgattatgATACAATATATTCGTAAACTTACGCTAGATATCGTCAACTCCTGCTGGTAGTAATCGTAAAGTTTTACGTTTGCAGGTTCAAGTCTGTCCACAATGTTTTCTCTGGTCACCGTAAACGATATACAGGTCTTCTGATTGATTAGCTTGTCGAAGTAAATGGCGACGATACCGCGATCATCCTCGATACGTTTCACCTCTGTAAATGTTCGCGTGTCAGGCAAAacggcaataaattttattttagtatgtTCTGGTATAAcgatattagattttaaaattgtgatttcgtaatatttttattatttttatgatcgCTATAAAATAACTAGGAAAGTAATGATAATTTATAGAATAGGATTTCTTAGATTAACGAGCCGCTTTCATTTACAGATTCTTTGatcaatttaaagttttttttttcgaaaaattatgcTATCACAATTATTCGGATCGATCTTCTTGTTAGTTGTATACTTACTTGTGTCTGGATTTTCCAACAGAGAATGAAGGCTCGTACGATCCGGGACGTACCCGCTTATCATGCTGACCTCTAGTAACGCCATGTTACTTTCCCCATCTGCCATTTTATACCGTGtgcaaattgtaattttttgcaTCGAGCATTCGTCCAGCCACGTTGCAGGAGCGGCGTTAACCGAGAGATCGAAGGCTTCGGAGCCGGTTGCGTGTGCAACGTTATACTTTATATTgctctaaaaaattttacagttCTATTAATGTCAAATGTTTTCAAGGGACTATCCCTCACTTACATTTCTAGTTTACAAGGAAAAGCCTGAAACtaggaaattgaaaaaattataaaattttacatagaaaatattCTGATATGTAATAGACACTTTGTTTCTCAAATTCATTCTTTAGGGATAAAGTCAATCTCGGAAAATtggttcattttttatttttgattaccaacaaaagatagaataaaattttatagagaaaatttatttattttaatgagatttatTGATTGGAAAACTTAtcaattgtttcaaaaattataagaaatacatAAACCAAAATAAGCCAATTTTTAGAGGTGTATTTTATCTCTTCAATTGAATTCGggcaacaaaaaaataattttataatttttgtgaatttcgGAGTTGAAGATTTGCcttgtaatacatataaatatacgtattataatattctatgaaGGTAAAAAGAACTACCTGTACTAAAACGCAGCCTTCGCCCTCGGCAAAGATCTGGACTATCGTCGGTACTACGGGCAGACGAATTTGCGTGAGGACCATGCGATTGTCGTTATGCATTCTGTACACCTGATCCACCTCGCCGGCAGTCACGAGCACCGATAGATCCGTTGTATTGCTTGACATAGCGGTGGCGTACCTCGTGAGTGCCTCCAGGCCGAGCACGGTATCCTGCGTAGACGTGAAACCACCCTCCGCGTTGCGTTGCTTCGACATCCATCGGATTGCCTTCAAAGCCTCAACCATGTTCATTTCACCGCCTAATTTCACCAACGAGAGCACTGCATATGCCGTCATTTCGATGCTCAATCCTAGGGATGGCTTATGTTTATCCTCCCACCAGAGAAGATCctagcaaataaaaatttaataacgatttACTGATTATATCGATTGAAATTTGCCCCACGGAAACTGTTCTTGTCAACTGtagaattagaattattttgttattcgcaCATTGTTCCGCGTTGCACGTTTCATGAGCGATTTCATGCTGTTGTTCGCTTTCGGATGCTCCAATAACGTTAAAGCATAAGTTGATAAGGCTGCCGTGTATGTCGTGCCTCTATCGTCCTCCATTCCTTTTTCCAAGCAATGTAGAGCGTTATTAATGAGCGACGCTGTTAACGGCACACCCGATTCTAAGAGCGAGATTAGTATGTAAGCCGTTAATGCCGAGGAAGAGTTGTCATCATCTTGCAAACCGCCCTGCAAACAAACGTTTAAGAAGTCACACTTATTAAATggattcaattctttttttttagaaaggatTGAGTGCCGCCTATAATACCTTCATATCCTTGTGGAATACCCTGCCGATCACAGGGAAGCAACCGTTTTCTAACTGCTTCTTCACCATccattttacagaaattttaagatCCCGTTCGTCGATGTGAATAATATTCTTCGCCTGAGCGAAGGACTTGATCACAAAGGCGGTGAGCCAAATCGAGCTACCATCCTCCGAGCTCTCTGGACCGAATGCGGAGTACGAACCGTCCGGATGTCTGTATATTAATTCGCGCTGGTATCCTGCGTCGCACGATTAGATGTAAAAGATCTTATCCTTAATCGCGAATTAAGATCGGATCGAGATCAAGTACCTTTCTCCATATGTTTGATCGCTTTTGCCCTCAGCTGCGGATTCTCAACTCCAATCGCGTCCAGATAGCCGATCACGTGGATGTTAGGAACGAAGAGAATCATATTTTGTTCGCCGCATCCCATCGGTAAACGAACGAGTTTGTCTAGATTCTCGAAGACCGGGCCAAGAATATCGCCTATTAGAGATACGTATGCAGTCGCGCTTTCAGGCACCAAATCATTAGGTAGATTGAGATTCCAAGTTATGGTGGAATCGTCGCTGAAGTCCTTAGGGCAGATGAACGCGGATTTTGTCGTTTCTACGGGGAAACCTTCCGGCAGCACTAGTATTGGTTTTATAATTACGTCCCTGAAAGTGTTAAGTATTATACAAATTGTTAAGTATACTTGATCCCTATATGActtctatatttaaataattaagaaatatgacaaaattttttCCGAATGAGGACAAAATACTTTCttcattttaatgaaaaaagaatttttatttcttaatatgtGGTCTAAAATTACACTCTGCAGATCAcgcttatctttttttaaataaaatattaaaaattgcagatttttatatatttgtaacgagattcatatataatttacagACTTCTTAAATACtagtaattgcaaataaaaatattcgcgtTGAATTATTTACCGTGTATAGAGGAGCACTTCCGGGCCGCACGGTTCGGCGTAGTCCGAATCGATAGAGGCGGAAACCGTGATATTAACTTCCCCAAGAACTCGAGGTCTGAGAATATATTCGTGCACCACGCTGTCTCGTGGTTTCACGCAGAATGAAGCAACTGCATGTGACAGATGCAAATCGAGCCCCGTTGCATCTTCCAATTTGATCTTGACCTACGAATGTCATcattcaattattgtaaatgcaatttaataatGCATCCAATACCTCTCAATTATTAATCAAAGACAGTATAATGTTTGTATAATTATGTCTTATTTAACTCAatacgttaatatttaatttgcatttcattacatttttatagtataattttataatataatttttttaagaaaatttcatATTGAGGGGTGTGTAAAAGGGTAGAACAAGAGTGAATGTCAAATGCTCGCGACTGCTCGAAGACTTACCGGTAAACTGTGTTGCATGTAATTAAACAAGGAGACTTTCATGCGTAACATTTCTCCGCGTTTTACGCTGTATGGCAAGCTGTAGTCGAGGAAAAACGGTTGGAATCCCGTGATGGTTGTCGGAGGTGCTATTCCGAGACCGTGCGTAGGTGAAATACATGCCGTGTATCCGATCCAATCGGTAATGGTGTGAGGTAGAGTACGTTCTATCGTCACTTTGCCCTCTTTTCTACAAAAAGTGAAGAAAAAGAACATACATAGAGCAATATGAATCAGACAGATGAAAGCTGAGGAAAcgcttttttattaattgtaaaatttattaattagaaaatgtaaaaataatttgccaATGTACTCTTTGTACATTTACAAgcgagaaaattatgtaaaattttaaaattagtttgaaACAATTGTGGACTTGTCTTTGATTAACGATAAATATATTCTATGAATTTAAGTAGATACCCTGTCGGTACTAATTCCCACAGCCATGTTTCGGGGAAGTAAGATCTGATGGCAGGTTGATCGGGCACTTGATCCACATATCCCTGCTCGGGACCCatgatattgtttaataatggATACGCCATGGGTAATGTCTTCGCCATTTTAAACATTCCTATCAAAATAATATGTCAGTACAATATAattgaagagaagaaaaaaatctatcCGTGGCCATCTTTCCTAAAAACGCACCATCCGTTTCCACGTCCGCGGATGCTGCGAAGAAAGGAATTGGACCCATGATTCCTACGTTCATGCTCCTACCTCTGCCCCTGTTGCGAAGTTGAAGGCAAGGCCGCGTTTCGAGTATCAGATCGCTCATCACGACAGCTCCGAAGTCCTGAAATATGGAGAAAGATCCAATGGACATATAATTACCTTTCTTATAATCTtagaatttatttacatttccaGAAAGTTCTCACATCGAACGCTTGTATGGCGTCTACGTAATTCACGAGCCCGCCGTTGTACATCACTGTTCTTCGCCTTTTGCGCGCCCATGCCGGGGATTCTTCAAAAGCGGGAGATGGTAAATGATCGAATTCCGTGTTCGTTTCTTCCTGCGATGTAACTGCAGAGAATTTGTATGCCAAGTCACAAGAATTGTTCTAATTGTTTAATCAAACAATAACTTACACAAATGTAGTATTAGagaatcatataaatatctagAGTTTTAATTTGTAACAATGAAAGCtcttaatcaaaaataaaaaaatatatagatttcaAGTATCACGTTTAAAGAATAAGTTTATCAAATCATTATAGCAGCTTTGATTAATATAGAATTAAAAGATTCTACAAAAAAAACATCAAGAGAGAAACTAAGAATTAATGTAATGTTATGCTTGATTATCTTTATCGTGGAATCTTTTGTACCTTTACAATGAGTCCAGGTCCAAATAGGACGCGACTCTGGCTCGATATGGAATCTCTTCAGCTGCGCAAAAGTCTGATCAGCGTCGATCAGATTGGTTTTGGCTCCTGCTAAGAAACGAGTCGACTTGTCAACGGCCGAGATGCCGCAGAGAGACCAGGGGGCGGCTTCCACGTGGTACTGAGTGGCTGTCCCCGGGGTCTGAGCATCTGTGTGCCAGGCGGTCTTCACTTTATTCTCGAAGCAGTGTCCCACTTTGATGGAATACGTGGTAGCGACGATCTCACCATCCGAACGAACGTAGTACAACAATAGTTCGGAGACAGGTGCCATAGACGGGGTGATTTTGACACTGAGGGGGAATCTTGAGAAACAAGAAATCGATATGTAAAACCTCGAAATCTatgattcaaatttaaatagatCAAACACTTTAGCGCCCCCAAAGTTCTTTGGAAACATGAAATCGCACTACGCTCTACATAGAATATTACCTATGAGCAATGGTGCCCTGATCTGTCTTATTTCCTGGTTCGACGGCCCCTAATAAGTTCCGGAATTCCGAGTAATTCAAGACCGTATCTCTCGTCGGCCGGTGTTTCACGTGACCGTATATCAACAGATCCCCCTTAGAATTGATCGAGTAATGGAAGGAGACGGACTCGTTGGTTTTACTTTTTGCCGGTACCGTGTACATGACGTTGAACGAGTACTTTTCACCGCAAACGATCGGTTGATAACCTCGGGCTACTGCCAAATAGCTGTCGGATGGTGAGTACCAAGGATTCACCTCGATATGCGCTGATGGTTGATCCATGAAAACCTAATTGTAATTCAcaataaatttcaaacttttctttCAGAATAAGTCGCCttcgaattaaataaattatgaaaaaatgatctaataaaaataagacattGTGTACATGCTCGAAAACCTGTAATTAACTCTTTTCTCAAAATAATAGCTACTTACTCGCCAACGCGTATCCGGCGAATAGTACTTCGTAGGGTAGTCGACGCCGGTCGCAACAAAACTCAGCAGAACGATGTTCCTGTGTGGTGGTGGCACGACGAAGTCGACAAAACCATCAGACGAAGATGTAAAGTTGCGGCATTCAACTACCACGCGAAGCCACTCGTCCTTACCGCGCACTCGCACGCAGAGCTGAATCTTCTCGTGCGGTGCCGGGGTGTCATCATGCCGCGAGACACGTAGCTGTAAAAGAGATTTATTTCGCATTGCGTAAAGAGCGTGTTTAAAGTAGAGATGTTGAGATGTGAGAGAAACACGTAAGTCGCCTCAGTGCGcaagaaactaaaaaaaaaaactaaaggtTACTTGCAAACTTTACCTTTCCGTGATACGGCAAGCCCAGTTTAAAGTACTTCGGTGTGTATGGTCGAAACTCGAGTTTCAGGGCCTGATGCACGACCACGGTACGACTAATCGTTGTCTCCACTATGCCAGTACCGGTCTCTGTAAAGTTAGCTATGAGGACGATATTGTTCGGTGCCACTTTCCACTGGGCGAGCCCGAGCACCGCGCCCGATAGCACAAATTCGGTGCAGCCATCCGGCGAATCCAACTGCAACAATCGATCAGTTTTGAATTTGTTGTGAAATTTACGCGAAGTTTATCGCAATTATGTTGATAAAATATTACGGTTAGTTTTTCTAAATCAGATATGATTAGAATCATTTAAGTagcaatttttctatttaaagtaAACATTAATGTGATTAATCCAAGGGGTTGCTGACCTCTGTTTCGTAATGTATTTCCGGAAGATTGGGCTTCCGTCTCCATGTCGGTATTTGAGGCGTTGATTTTAAGAGTAATTTACCCTTGACCGGTTTGCCATAACTGTATCTGTAATAATACGTTAAGATATAGTTTTGCGCAGACATCGCGAACGCGTCGAATCGAATTATAAAACGAGCGCCTACTTTGCGCATATGTTCCACGTAACGTTCTCTGCATCCGCGAGAATGTACCCCGGTGAAGTCACGGTCACTTGGAATCTCGGAAGAACGTATTTCTTCACCTCAAATACGGTCGAGTGGACCAGCTGCGGTTGCGATCTCCTCTTTTCCACTTTAATTTTCCAGGCACCCTGCAACACAAACATTCTTAGTATTTTTGTCAACATGTGTTCTCgtctaattacaattatatattaccGGGGTTGGTTCTGAAGATAGAGCGAATTTTAATTGCGCCATTCCATTTTCGGTACTGACGTTAGCCCACTGTGCCACTCGTACTTCGGATGGATTTTCAATCCATACTTTTGGTATCTGGACAGAAAAGTAAGctcgatattattaaataaaagcgtttttttttcctttctctaaCTGATTCTGTTATTAAAACTGTATATgaataaattctctttttagaaaatatgtataaaaattagttttactaatatatataatattattattaatatattatgtactacatattattttaacgaGATCAGTTACTATTTATTCTATATTAACGAATAATGAGCGACAAACCGTTTTCTTCCATGGCTTCAAGTCGTGCTTGAGCATTAGGATTCTAATATTCACATCTTGTCCGGGTTTATAAACCGGCTTATCTGTCTCGACGAATGTGATTAGAGAATCATGCTCGATATAAACTTCCTTTTCCGTTTCCACGACGTAATCGGGATATTTGTCGAACTTTATCTTCAATCGCAATCGCGCGTTAAAGTATTTTGTGAATGGTACCGCCAGCTCCAGACATGTTTCTATCCCTGTGAATGAGTAAACGTTAACGAAGCCTGCAACGTTTGAATTTACTTATTCCTACTTTTCAACCGCAAACATTCTGAgtaacgaaaaaaagaaaaataaaatatttaatggcaGTCGCAAACAAATTGCTAATAGCATAAGGATAATAGCGTACAATTGCGTAAGTTGATTCGCTTGATCATTGTGCCGATAGTCGCGGTTGAATTATATGTCAGCGTAATtcgaattattcaaataaaaagtgCTCAAGCtcagaaaaagatatttttaacaaaataaaaaaatattttatacaaatttaataggATAACAGCTCgtataaatttcaagaaaataatacaatataataaacaataaataaaaaggcCAAATAAAACGAGCAAACAGGTGTTaggtgttaaaataataatatgtctTTAACCTTTAACAATAAATGAGTGGACGTTTCAACTTCATAGAATCCTCTTTAgcatataaattgataaagattaaagacatattattttaacctttaattatttGCTCGTTTTATTTAGCCTTTTTATATAtcgtttattaacatatttcatttt
The Solenopsis invicta isolate M01_SB chromosome 16, UNIL_Sinv_3.0, whole genome shotgun sequence genome window above contains:
- the LOC105203949 gene encoding alpha-2-macroglobulin-like protein 1 isoform X2, which translates into the protein MMYYKLIVSCAFLCLFYLRLVPCEAGATANRGYVFTAPKRFLAGETESGCLSLHNLEPPAHVVLELLSPAGGASVEEEVLTRTSGIVKTGIETCLELAVPFTKYFNARLRLKIKFDKYPDYVVETEKEVYIEHDSLITFVETDKPVYKPGQDVNIRILMLKHDLKPWKKTIPKVWIENPSEVRVAQWANVSTENGMAQLKFALSSEPTPGAWKIKVEKRRSQPQLVHSTVFEVKKYVLPRFQVTVTSPGYILADAENVTWNICAKYSYGKPVKGKLLLKSTPQIPTWRRKPNLPEIHYETELDSPDGCTEFVLSGAVLGLAQWKVAPNNIVLIANFTETGTGIVETTISRTVVVHQALKLEFRPYTPKYFKLGLPYHGKLRVSRHDDTPAPHEKIQLCVRVRGKDEWLRVVVECRNFTSSSDGFVDFVVPPPHRNIVLLSFVATGVDYPTKYYSPDTRWRVFMDQPSAHIEVNPWYSPSDSYLAVARGYQPIVCGEKYSFNVMYTVPAKSKTNESVSFHYSINSKGDLLIYGHVKHRPTRDTVLNYSEFRNLLGAVEPGNKTDQGTIAHRFPLSVKITPSMAPVSELLLYYVRSDGEIVATTYSIKVGHCFENKVKTAWHTDAQTPGTATQYHVEAAPWSLCGISAVDKSTRFLAGAKTNLIDADQTFAQLKRFHIEPESRPIWTWTHCKVTSQEETNTEFDHLPSPAFEESPAWARKRRRTVMYNGGLVNYVDAIQAFDDFGAVVMSDLILETRPCLQLRNRGRGMFKMAKTLPMAYPLLNNIMGPEQGYVDQVPDQPAIRSYFPETWLWELVPTGKEGKVTIERTLPHTITDWIGYTACISPTHGLGIAPPTTITGFQPFFLDYSLPYSVKRGEMLRMKVSLFNYMQHSLPVKIKLEDATGLDLHLSHAVASFCVKPRDSVVHEYILRPRVLGEVNITVSASIDSDYAEPCGPEVLLYTRDVIIKPILVLPEGFPVETTKSAFICPKDFSDDSTITWNLNLPNDLVPESATAYVSLIGDILGPVFENLDKLVRLPMGCGEQNMILFVPNIHVIGYLDAIGVENPQLRAKAIKHMEKGYQRELIYRHPDGSYSAFGPESSEDGSSIWLTAFVIKSFAQAKNIIHIDERDLKISVKWMVKKQLENGCFPVIGRVFHKDMKGGLQDDDNSSSALTAYILISLLESGVPLTASLINNALHCLEKGMEDDRGTTYTAALSTYALTLLEHPKANNSMKSLMKRATRNNDLLWWEDKHKPSLGLSIEMTAYAVLSLVKLGGEMNMVEALKAIRWMSKQRNAEGGFTSTQDTVLGLEALTRYATAMSSNTTDLSVLVTAGEVDQVYRMHNDNRMVLTQIRLPVVPTIVQIFAEGEGCVLVQSNIKYNVAHATGSEAFDLSVNAAPATWLDECSMQKITICTRYKMADGESNMALLEVSMISGYVPDRTSLHSLLENPDTKVKRIEDDRGIVAIYFDKLINQKTCISFTVTRENIVDRLEPANVKLYDYYQQELTISSNYSFAATCSSATPSEEVEVPNPVPIEVQEIGKDNTATKGTVEKEETVEKAAEIPNDRNGTVEQIGNATLNSPQTDLIEQLRDKVTNGKSVTGVQSRSEDVPPVENSNLKINSDDIDTVANVGAANNNDVVMSVPQREAGSGQTPDEPDINLNPVFDRLGPRIDLEDMEAPFSTLIKQSQDPFATDFDGNPLFVVVDHELATPEGVEGPVSVSVKPDITHFDGDLSNVTNETDQKIEVDLSNVQTLPPLGSNESCPVCADELPPNINDLYCSASSVVKAAIRRLRKARFLLDMQSSHKVMRLYSMIAFVLRPNCSCPPLDNPGSLALLMHFEDGEFAKRSHNRYVLDEQVSIYGLPSIGGVPHEITDARATCANRDNSAFLNLPTAD
- the LOC105203949 gene encoding alpha-2-macroglobulin-like protein 1 isoform X3; translation: MMYYKLIVSCAFLCLFYLRLVPCEAGATANRGYVFTAPKRFLAGETESGCLSLHNLEPPAHVVLELLSPAGGASVEEEVLTRTSGIVKTGIETCLELAVPFTKYFNARLRLKIKFDKYPDYVVETEKEVYIEHDSLITFVETDKPVYKPGQDVNIRILMLKHDLKPWKKTIPKVWIENPSEVRVAQWANVSTENGMAQLKFALSSEPTPGAWKIKVEKRRSQPQLVHSTVFEVKKYVLPRFQVTVTSPGYILADAENVTWNICAKYSYGKPVKGKLLLKSTPQIPTWRRKPNLPEIHYETELDSPDGCTEFVLSGAVLGLAQWKVAPNNIVLIANFTETGTGIVETTISRTVVVHQALKLEFRPYTPKYFKLGLPYHGKLRVSRHDDTPAPHEKIQLCVRVRGKDEWLRVVVECRNFTSSSDGFVDFVVPPPHRNIVLLSFVATGVDYPTKYYSPDTRWRVFMDQPSAHIEVNPWYSPSDSYLAVARGYQPIVCGEKYSFNVMYTVPAKSKTNESVSFHYSINSKGDLLIYGHVKHRPTRDTVLNYSEFRNLLGAVEPGNKTDQGTIAHRFPLSVKITPSMAPVSELLLYYVRSDGEIVATTYSIKVGHCFENKVKTAWHTDAQTPGTATQYHVEAAPWSLCGISAVDKSTRFLAGAKTNLIDADQTFAQLKRFHIEPESRPIWTWTHCKVTSQEETNTEFDHLPSPAFEESPAWARKRRRTVMYNGGLVNYVDAIQAFDDFGAVVMSDLILETRPCLQLRNRGRGRSMNVGIMGPIPFFAASADVETDGMFKMAKTLPMAYPLLNNIMGPEQGYVDQVPDQPAIRSYFPETWLWELVPTGKEGKVTIERTLPHTITDWIGYTACISPTHGLGIAPPTTITGFQPFFLDYSLPYSVKRGEMLRMKVSLFNYMQHSLPVKIKLEDATGLDLHLSHAVASFCVKPRDSVVHEYILRPRVLGEVNITVSASIDSDYAEPCGPEVLLYTRDVIIKPILVLPEGFPVETTKSAFICPKDFSDDSTITWNLNLPNDLVPESATAYVSLIGDILGPVFENLDKLVRLPMGCGEQNMILFVPNIHVIGYLDAIGVENPQLRAKAIKHMEKGYQRELIYRHPDGSYSAFGPESSEDGSSIWLTAFVIKSFAQAKNIIHIDERDLKISVKWMVKKQLENGCFPVIGRVFHKDMKGGLQDDDNSSSALTAYILISLLESGVPLTASLINNALHCLEKGMEDDRGTTYTAALSTYALTLLEHPKANNSMKSLMKRATRNNDLLWWEDKHKPSLGLSIEMTAYAVLSLVKLGGEMNMVEALKAIRWMSKQRNAEGGFTSTQDTVLGLEALTRYATAMSSNTTDLSVLVTAGEVDQVYRMHNDNRMVLTQIRLPVVPTIVQIFAEGEGCVLVQSNIKYNVAHATGSEAFDLSVNAAPATWLDECSMQKITICTRYKMADGESNMALLEVSMISGYVPDRTSLHSLLENPDTKVKRIEDDRGIVAIYFDKLINQKTCISFTVTRENIVDRLEPANVKLYDYYQQELTISSNYSFAATCSSATPSEEVEVPNPVPIEVQEIGKDNTATKGTVEKEETVEKAAEIPNDRNGTVEQIVPQREAGSGQTPDEPDINLNPVFDRLGPRIDLEDMEAPFSTLIKQSQDPFATDFDGNPLFVVVDHELATPEGVEGPVSVSVKPDITHFDGDLSNVTNETDQKIEVDLSNVQTLPPLGSNESCPVCADELPPNINDLYCSASSVVKAAIRRLRKARFLLDMQSSHKVMRLYSMIAFVLRPNCSCPPLDNPGSLALLMHFEDGEFAKRSHNRYVLDEQVSIYGLPSIGGVPHEITDARATCANRDNSAFLNLPTAD